One genomic segment of Corvus moneduloides isolate bCorMon1 chromosome 23, bCorMon1.pri, whole genome shotgun sequence includes these proteins:
- the MFSD2A gene encoding sodium-dependent lysophosphatidylcholine symporter 1, giving the protein MAGGGGAERAGAGGLLPPALRQHRRRESRERLSVCSKLCYAIGGAPYQITGCALGFFLQIYLLDVAQVDAFYASIILFAGRVWDAITDPMVGFFISKTSWTRFGRLMPWIIFSTPFAIISYFLIWFVPDISTGQVMWYLVFYCAFQTLVTCFHVPYSALTMFISREQSERDSATAYRMTVEVLGTVLGTAIQGQIVGKVDTPCIESAFFGLTNSSVAMEELNMTHDTKSLTDTRNAYMIAAGVIGGLYVLCALILLLGVREKRESSELQSDEPVSFFQGLKLVMNHGPYIKLIAGFLFTSLAFMLLEGNFALFCTYTLGFRNEFQNILLAIMLSATLTIPFWQWFLTRFGKKTAVYVGISSAIPFLIAVVVLDSSLFVTYVVAVAAGISVAAAFLLPWSMLPDVIDDFKLQHPCSHGHEAIFFSFYVFFTKFTAGVSLGISTLSLDFAGYQTRACFQPGQVNFTLKMLVSAVPVGLILLSLLLFKLYPIDEEKRRKNKKALQDLRQESNSSSESDNTELASIV; this is encoded by the exons AtggccgggggcggcggcgcggagcgggccggggccggggggctccTGCCGCCCGCCCTCCGCCAGCACCGCCGCAGG GAGAGCCGCGAGCGGCTGTCGGTCTGCAGCAAGTTGTGCTACGCCATCGGGGGGGCTCCGTACCAGATCACGGGCTGCGCCCTCGGCTTCTTCCTCCAGATCTACCTCCTGGACGTGGCTCAG GTGGACGCTTTCTATGCCTCCATCATCCTGTTTGCGGGGCGAGTCTGGGATGCCATCACGGACCCCATGGTGGGCTTCTTCATCAGCAAAACCTCCTGGACCCGCTTCGGCCGCCTGATGCCCTG GATCATCTTCTCCACCCCTTTTGCCATCATCTCCTACTTCCTCATCTGGTTTGTGCCAGACATCTCCACAGGACAAGTCATGTGGTACCTTGTCTTCTACTGTGCCTTCCAGACCCTCGTGACG TGCTTCCACGTGCCTTACTCAGCACTGACCATGTTCatcagcagggagcagagcgAGCGGGACTCGGCCACTGCCTACC gtATGACCGTGGAAGTGCTGGGCACcgtgctgggcactgccatcCAGGGCCAGATCGTTGGCAAAGTGGACACTCCCTGCATCGAGAGCGCCTTCTTCGGCTTGACCAACTCCTCGGTGGCCATGGAGGAGCTGAACATGACGCACGACACCAAGTCGCTCACAGACACC AGAAATGCCTACATGATCGCCGCGGGGGTCATCGGGGGGCTCTACGTGCTCTGCgccctcatcctgctgctgggcgtgagggagaagagag aGTCCTCTGAGCTGCAGTCAGATGAGCCTGTCTCCTTCTTCCAGGGGCTGAAGCTGGTGATGAACCACGGGCCCTACATCAAGCTCATCGCCGGCTTCCTCTTCACCTCGCTGGCCTTCATG ctgctggagggaaaCTTTGCCCTCTTCTGCACCTACACCCTGGGCTTCCGCAACGAGTTCCAGAACATCCTGCTGGCCATCATG ctCTCGGCCACCTTGACCATTCCCTTCTGGCAGTGGTTCCTGACCCGTTTTGGGAAGAAGACTGCTGTCTACGTGGGCATCTCA TCTGCCATCCCCTTCCTCATCGCCGTGGTTGTCCTGGACAGTAGCCTCTTTGTCACCTACGTGGTGGCCGTCGCCGCCGGGATCAGCGTGGCAGCCgccttcctcctgccctg GTCCATGCTGCCAGATGTCATCGATGACTTCAAGCTGCAGCACCCCTGCTCCCACGGCCACGAGGCCATCTTCTTCTCCTTCTATGTCTTCTTCACCAAGTTCACAGCCGGGGTCTCCCTGGGCATCTCCACGCTCAGCCTGGA CTTTGCAGGGTACCAGACCCGGGCCTGCTTCCAGCCTGGCCAGGTGAACTTCACCCTAAAGATGTTGGTGTCCGCTGTGCCCGTGGGGCTGATCCTGCtgagcctgctgctgttcaAGCTGTATCCCATCGACGAGGAGAAGCggaggaaaaacaagaaagccCTGCAGGATCTAAg
- the MYCL gene encoding protein L-Myc, with protein MEFDSYQHYFYDHDAQEDFHRSTAPSEDIWKKFELVPTPPLSPLAVPGEKGCCSGAEERSGWLSRYCLSGEEPEYLIGTGQIFGNLSAFILKDCMWSGFSARERLEKAMTEKLSTGTQRATPHKPSFAQDFGFSSSVSECVDPAAVFLCPLAESKIPASSGSEGQSDSEGEEIDVVTVDKRQSLSLRKPVTITLRADPLDPCMKRFHISVHQQQHNYAARSPPDSCPLPESPQQDQEEDEPPGAVEPAPAMVLPEPSLPKPSSSPGSDSEDVAKRKNHNYLERKRRNDLRSRFLALRDQVPGLASCPKTPKVVILSKSSEYLQSLISAERRMAAEKRQLQLRQNQLLKRIAHLKGH; from the exons ATGGAGTTTGACTCGTACCAGCATTACTTCTACGATCACGACGCCCAGGAGGATTTCCACCGCTCCACGGCGCCCAGCGAGGATATCTGGAAGAAGTTCGAGCTGGTCCCCAcacccccgctgtccccgctggCTGTCCCCGGGGAGAAGGGGTGCTGCTCGGGGGCGGAGGAGCGCTCGGGATGGCTCTCCCGATATTGCCTCTCCGGGGAAGAGCCGGAGTATCTCATAGGGACGGGGCAGATCTTCGGAAACCTGAGCGCTTTCATCCTCAAGGATTGCATGTGGAGCGGATTTTCAGCGCGGGAGAGACTGGAGAAGGCGATGACGGAGAAACTTTCCACGGGCACGCAGAGAGCCACCCCGCACAAACCGTCCTTCGCGCAGGATTTTGGGTTCAGCAGCTCCGTGAGCGAGTGCGTGGATCCCGCTGCCGTCTTCCTTTGCCCGCTGGCCGAGAGCAAGATCCCCGCATCCTCGGGATCCGAGGGCCAGAGCGATTCCG AAGGTGAAGAGATCGACGTGGTGACGGTGGACAAGAGACAATCGCTCAGCCTGAGGAAGCCGGTCACCATCACGCTCCGTGCCGACCCCCTGGACCCCTGCATGAAACGGTTCCACATCTCCgtccaccagcagcagcacaactaCGCCGCTCGCTCGCCGCCGGACTCCTGTCCCCTGCCGGAGTCaccccagcaggaccaggaggaGGACGAGCCACCCGGTGCTGTGGAGCCGGCCCCTGCCATGGTCCTGCCTGAGCCCAGCTtgccaaaacccagcagcagccccggctccgACAGCGAGGACGTGGCCAAGAGGAAAAACCACAACTACCTGGAGCGCAAGCGGCGCAACGACCTGCGCTCGCGCTTCCTGGCCCTGCGGGACCAGGTGCCCGGGCTCGCCAGCTGCCCCAAGACCCCCAAAGTGGTGATCCTGAGCAAATCCTCGGAGTACCTGCAGTCCCTCATCAGTGCTGAGAGGAGGATGGCAGCCGAGAAGCGGCAGCTGCAGCTGCGCCAGAACCAGCTGCTCAAACGGATTGCTCACCTCAAGGGGCACTAG